One genomic region from Syngnathus typhle isolate RoL2023-S1 ecotype Sweden linkage group LG17, RoL_Styp_1.0, whole genome shotgun sequence encodes:
- the notch3 gene encoding neurogenic locus notch homolog protein 3, with amino-acid sequence MEGNIPWIILSFLLFMQLCEGFRCSDKAKPCENGGTCIESPSRCICRPGFIGPLCQHQDPCHRSPCLNGAACKSQVVNGVPQYSCVCQRGFRGQDCSLIDACATSPCANGARCANWNNHYNCSCPPGFQGKNCRSDVDECRKPGACLNAGLCINTHGSFRCQCPPGYSGRTCEVSTQPCAPSQCVNGGTCRQTSDHSYECACLPGFQGHNCENNVDDCPGHKCMNGGICVDGVNTYNCQCPPEWTGQYCAEDVNECLMQPNACHNGGTCFNTIGGHTCVCVNGWTGDDCSENIDDCAIAVCFNGATCHDRVASFFCECPVGKTGLLCHLEDACVSNPCNEGAVCDTNPLNGRAICTCPAGFVGGACNQDMDECSIGANPCEHFGKCVNTEGSFQCQCGRGYAGPRCEIDINECVSMPCQNDATCLDRIGEFTCICMPGYTGTYCETDVDDCESNPCVNDGICRDMVNGFTCTCQPGFTGTMCQIDIDECASTPCQNGAKCYDRPNGFECRCAEGYEGTLCESNINNCQPDPCHHGTCVDGIASYTCNCDAGYTGYRCENQLNECHSNPCQNGGKCVDLVNKYICQCQHGTSGTNCEINFDDCASNPCDYGMCKDGINRYDCVCKPGFTGPKCNVEIDECASSPCRNGGTCVDEENGFHCQCPDGFKPPYCYSQVDECGSSPCVHGACRDDINGYRCDCEPGWVGKNCDLDRNDCLPSPCQNAGTCIDQLNGFTCKCRQGFRGNLCQVNINECASSPCLNKGTCVDGVASFTCLCELPYSGPTCAEVLTPCSPNPCSNQAICTHTADYLGYQCNCQPGWQGQLCNRDVNECLSNPCKNRGTCSNTLGSFVCSCRPGFTGPTCDTDINDCSPNPCLSGGSCTDSVNSFHCSCLPGFTGPRCNLEINECQSLPCKNGGTCTDYVNSYTCSCRAGFTGIHCETNIPDCTESSCFNGGTCTDKINGYSCTCRSGFTGSHCQYEVNECDSQPCLNGGVCQDALESFRCTCPKGYAGSRCQTPVDWCRRSSPCQNGGRCRQKDSAFLCECAHGWSGRYCDIPRVSCETAARQRGLQTDELCHHGGHCVNTGNTHYCKCPGDYTGSYCESQVDHCEDKPCRNGATCRGYVGGYQCDCMPGFTGQNCELEINECQSHPCQNGGTCIDLVGHYICSCPPGTLGVLCEINEDDCAPPVRSRGALHKCLNNGTCVDRVGGHRCNCPPGFTGERCEGDINECLSNPCSPSNSLDCIQMPNDYQCVCKVGFTGRRCQNRFSACESQPCQNGGACSGSSSAVGYTCTCQLGYTGPNCERSMSCRELSCYNGGSCALTTRGARCSCLPGYGGPQCAHRSNEGCSSQPCRNGGLCTEETAFPFFHCQCPSGWTGKRCEQTGRLNEAPVLSCPLSDCHGKANDGVCDKECSTLACRWDGGDCSLAVNPWARCADPRCWRVFNNSQCDESCNNADCLYDNFDCKTKEKVCNPIYETYCIDHYADGLCDQGCNTEECGWDGLDCAQKVPEDIVDGSLVLVVLLPPEELLRTSTAFLLKLSAILHTTLRFRLDHNGEAMIRPYTRREARLKRELQPQQEIIGSIVYLEIDNRLCTNDCFPTPESAADYLGALSAVEMLRFPYPLKEVRGEKIVDETDPIPQWGKLMLVSIASLFLLIIVVLGMLISRRKREHSTLWFPEGFLPKKEPGSNKNRREPVGQDALGMKHMPKTVEESLLGDHSDQWMDAECPEPKRLKMEEPSMLSDREDAVDSRQWTQHHLAAADIRVPPTMALTPPQGEFESDCMDVNVRGPDGFTPLMLASFCGGGLEPEIAEEEESEECSANIISDLIYQGASLAAQTDRTGETALHLAARYARADAAKRLLDAGADANAQDNTGRSPLHAAVAADAQGVFQILIRNRATDLDSRMYDGSTALILAARLAVEGMVEELITCHADVNAVDELGKSALHWAAAVNNMDATIALLKNGANKDMQDLKEETPLFLAAREGSCEAVKILLAHFANREITDHMDRLPRDIAQERMHHDIVQLLDEYNTVRSPQGHGGPGLHLSSGHTLSPLMCPPSAFLPSLKTTPQGKKNRRPGAKGSGLGGQHAGGLKDSVKARNKKLTLDMQSALLESSVTLSPVDSLDSPHGGASNAGYITNPTSPVAMPSPGLFHSSMSVPSTPMVHAGMLDGGGPFAVSLAQLNDLGNGGMAMQGRVSMASDVGHGYVLSPSGQMGLNMGLVSPVSVPFDWHARASASQCGQQVVNLVQSMPPPQQSMQPPPPLQQNMLLHQQQMYRGAMLQPTPVTSTPSVSPVKLPSISEQQIMSHSVSQQSMARMASSTPPTPQTSQPPPPFFQQPPQQAPPGVAPPAQAPVPQPGSTEDYPTPPSQHSYTSALDATPKHYLHLPTEHPYLTPSPESPEPWSSPSPQCVSDWSDSTPSPAVAVAAAGSAQTQISNIPEANKKMQVFA; translated from the exons ATGGAAGGGAATATACCGTggattattttgtcttttttattgtttatgcAACTTTGTGAAG GTTTTCGATGCTCTGATAAAGCCAAGCCATGTGAAAATGGAGGGACATGCATAGAGTCGCCCTCCCGATGCAT ATGCCGTCCAGGATTCATCGGTCCGCTTTGTCAGCACCAGGATCCCTGCCACCGATCGCCGTGTCTTAACGGGGCCGCTTGCAAGAGCCAAGTGGTCAACGGCGTCCCGCAGTACAGCTGCGTGTGCCAGAGGGGCTTCAGAG GCCAAGACTGCTCGCTCATTGACGCCTGCGCCACGAGTCCTTGCGCCAATGGCGCCCGCTGTGCCAACTGGAATAATCACTACAATTGCTCCTGCCCACCTGGCTTCCAAGGGAAGAACTGCCGCAGCGACGTGGACGAGTGCCGCAAGCCCGGCGCTTGCCTCAACGCCGGCCTTTGCATCAACACCCACGGGTCCTTCCGCTGCCAGTGCCCGCCCGGGTACAGCGGGCGCACGTGCGAGGTGTCCACCCAGCCCTGCGCCCCCTCGCAGTGCGTCAACGGCGGCACATGTCGCCAGACCAGCGACCATTCCTATGAATGCGCCTGCCTGCCAG GCTTCCAAGGCCACAACTGTGAGAATAATGTGGACGACTGTCCGGGTCACAAGTGTATGAATGGCGGGATTTGCGTGGATGGAGTCAACACGTATAATTGCCAGTGCCCACCTGAATGGACAG GCCAGTACTGCGCCGAGGACGTCAACGAGTGTCTGATGCAGCCCAACGCCTGCCACAACGGGGGCACGTGCTTCAACACCATCGGGGGTCACACCTGCGTCTGCGTCAACGGCTGGACGGGCGACGACTGCAGCGAGAACATCGACGACTGCGCCATCGCCGTTTGCTTCAACGGGGCCACCTGCCACGACCGAGTCGCCTCCTTCTTCTGCGAGTGCCCGGTCGGAAAGACGG GTTTGCTGTGCCACTTGGAGGACGCGTGTGTGAGCAACCCCTGCAACGAGGGAGCCGTGTGCGACACCAACCCCCTCAACGGCCGCGCCATTTGCACCTGCCCTGCTGGCTTTGTGGGAGGGGCTTGTAACCAGGACATGGACGAATGCTCCATCG GTGCAAACCCATGCGAGCACTTTGGCAAGTGCGTCAACACCGAGGGCTCGTTCCAATGTCAATGCGGCCGCGGTTACGCCGGCCCGCGTTGCGAGATCGACATCAACGAATGCGTGTCCATGCCTTGTCAGAACGACGCCACTTGCCTGGACCGCATCGGAGAGTTCACCTGCATCTGCATGCCAG GTTACACGGGGACTTACTGTGAGACCGACGTCGACGACTGCGAGAGCAACCCGTGTGTGAACGATGGCATCTGTCGGGACATGGTCAATGGCTTTACGTGCACCTGCCAACCTG GCTTCACCGGCACCATGTGCCAGATTGACATCGACGAGTGCGCCAGCACGCCCTGCCAGAACGGCGCCAAGTGCTACGACCGACCCAACGGCTTCGAGTGCCGCTGTGCCGAAG GATACGAAGGTACGCTATGTGAAAGCAACATCAACAACTGCCAGCCCGACCCGTGCCACCACGGCACCTGCGTGGACGGCATCGCTAGCTACACGTGCAACTGCGACGCCGGCTACACGGGCTACCGCTGCGAGAACCAGCTCAACGAGTGCCACAGCAACCCTTGCCAGAACGGAGGGAAGTGCGTCGACCTGGTCAACAAATACATCTGCCAGTGCCAACACGGGACGTCGG GCACCAACTGTGAGATCAATTTCGACGATTGTGCCAGTAACCCGTGTGACTATGGCATGTGCAAAGATGGCATCAACCGCTACGACTGCGTTTGCAAGCCCGGCTTCACCG GTCCCAAGTGTAACGTGGAGATAGACGAGTGTGCGTCGAGCCCCTGTCGCAACGGAGGCACGTGCGTGGACGAGGAGAACGGCTTCCATTGCCAGTGCCCGGATGGGTTCAAGCCCCCGTACTGTTACTCGCAGGTGGACGAATGCGGCAGCAGCCCGTGCGTCCACGGCGCCTGCAGGGACGACATCAACGG TTATCGCTGTGATTGCGAGCCAGGCTGGGTGGGAAAAAACTGCGACCTGGACCGGAATGACTGTTTGCCGAGCCCTTGCCAGAACGCCGGCACTTGCATCGATCAACTTAACGGCTTCACCTGCAAATGTCGTCAGGGCTTTAGAG GTAACCTCTGCCAGGTGAACATCAACGAGTGTGCGTCCAGTCCCTGCCTGAACAAAGGCACGTGTGTGGACGGCGTGGCCAGCTTCACCTGTCTGTGCGAGCTTCCCTACAGCGGCCCCACGTGTGCCGAAGTGCTCACCCCTTGTTCCCCGAACCCCTGCTCAAATCAGGCCATCTGCACCCACACCGCAGACTACCTTGGCTACCAGTGCAACTGCCAGCCCGGTTGGCAAG GGCAACTTTGTAACAGAGATGTGAACGAATGCCTCTCCAATCCTTGCAAGAACCGCGGGACCTGCTCCAACACACTGGGGTCTTTTGTGTGCTCCTGCAGGCCCGGTTTTACCGGGCCCACCTGCGACACAGACATCAACGACTGCTCCCCCA ATCCGTGCCTAAGCGGAGGCTCCTGCACGGACAGCGTCAACTCCTTCCACTGCAGCTGCCTGCCGGGGTTCACCGGGCCTCGCTGCAATCTGGAGATCAACGAATGTCAAAGTTTGCCCTGCAAGAACGGCGGCACGTGCACCGACTACGTCAACTCCTACACGTGCTCGTGCAGGGCCGGCTTCACCGGCATCCACTGCGAAACCAACATACCCGATTGCACGGAAAG CTCGTGCTTCAACGGAGGGACGTGCACGGATAAGATCAACGGCTACTCGTGTACGTGCCGCTCGGGCTTCACCGGCTCGCACTGCCAGTACGAGGTCAACGAGTGCGACTCGCAGCCGTGCCTCAACGGGGGCGTCTGCCAAGACGCCCTGGAGTCCTTCCGCTGCACCTGCCCCAAAGGCTACGCTGGCTCGCGCTGTCAG ACACCAGTTGACTGGTGCAGACGCTCCTCCCCCTGCCAGAATGGAGGACGCTGTCGTCAAAAAGACTCGGCCTTCCTCTGCGAGTGCGCTCACGGCTGGTCCGGACGTTACTGCGACATCCCCCGAGTCTCCTGTGAGACGGCGGCTCGCCAAAGAG GACTCCAGACGGACGAGCTGTGCCACCATGGCGGCCACTGCGTCAACACGGGCAACACGCACTACTGCAAGTGTCCCGGCGACTACACGGGCAGCTACTGCGAGAGCCAAGTGGACCACTGCGAGGACAAACCCTGTCGCAATGGCGCCACCTGCAGGGGATATGTTGGAGGATACCAGTGTGAC TGCATGCCGGGCTTCACGGGTCAGAACTGTGAGCTGGAGATCAATGAGTGTCAGTCTCACCCTTGCCAAAACGGCGGCACGTGCATCGACCTGGTCGGACATTACATCTGCTCCTGTCCTCCTGGCACTCTGG GCGTCCTCTGCGAGATCAACGAAGACGACTGCGCCCCACCTGTGAGGTCTCGCGGCGCTCTCCACAAGTGCCTCAACAACGGCACCTGCGTGGACCGAGTGGGCGGCCACCGCTGCAACTGTCCGCCCGGGTTCACCGGCGAGCGGTGCGAGGGGGACATCAACGAGTGTCTCTCAAACCCTTGCAGTCCCTCCAACAGCCTGGACTGCATCCAGATGCCCAACGACTACCAGTGTGTCTGCAAAGTCGGCTTCACGG GTCGAAGGTGCCAAAACCGATTCAGTGCTTGTGAATCTCAGCCTTGCCAAAACGGAGGAGCGTGCTCCGGGTCCAGTTCTGCTGTTGGCTACACGTGCACGTGTCAGCTC GGTTACACAGGCCCCAACTGCGAGCGAAGCATGTCTTGCCGCGAGCTATCTTGCTACAACGGCGGAAGCTGCGCTCTCACCACACGAGGGGCGCGCTGCAGCTGCCTGCCGGGCTACGGCGGGCCGCAATGCGCCCACCGCAGCAACGAAGGCTGCTCCTCGCAACCCTGCCGCAACGGCGGCCTCTGCACCGAGGAGACCGCCTTCCCCTTCTTCCACTGCCAATGTCCCAGCGGGTGGACGGGCAAACGGTGCGAGCAGACCGGCCGGCTCAACGAGGCCCCGGTCCTGTCGTGCCCGCTGAGCGACTGTCACGGCAAAGCCAACGACGGCGTGTGCGACAAAGAGTGCAGCACGCTGGCTTGCCGCTGGGACGGCGGCGACTGCTCGCTGGCGGTCAACCCTTGGGCCCGCTGCGCCGACCCTCGCTGCTGGCGAGTCTTCAATAACAGCCAGTGCGACGAGTCGTGCAACAACGCTGACTGCTTATACGACAACTTTGACTGCAAAACCAAGGAGAAAGTTTGCAA CCCCATCTATGAGACGTACTGTATCGACCACTACGCCGACGGCCTTTGCGACCAAGGCTGCAACACGGAGGAATGCGGCTGGGACGGCCTGGATTGCGCTCAAAAGGTCCCGGAAGATATCGTGGACGGCTCCTTGGTTCTAGTGGTGCTGCTGCCCCCGGAGGAGCTTCTCCGCACCAGCACGGCCTTTCTGCTCAAGCTGAGCGCCATCCTTCACACCACGCTACGCTTCCGGCTGGACCACAACGGCGAGGCGATGATCCGACCCTACACCCGGCGGGAAGCACGCCTTAAGCGGGAGCTGCAACCTCAGCAGGAGATTATCGG CTCCATCGTGTACCTGGAGATAGACAACCGCTTGTGTACTAACGACTGCTTCCCAACGCCCGAGAGCGCCGCCGACTACCTCGGAGCCTTGTCGGCCGTCGAAATGCTCCGCTTCCCGTACCCGCTCAAAGAAGTCCGCG GTGAAAAGATTGTGGATGAAACGGACCCCATTCCTCAATGGGGCAAGCTGATGCTGGTCAGCATAGCGTCGCTTTTCTTGCTGATCATCGTGGTGTTAGGCATGTTGATTTCCCGGAGGAAGCGGGAGCACAGCACGCTGTGGTTCCCCGAGGGCTTCTTACCCAAGAAGGAGCCCGGCAGCAACAAGAACCGCAGGGAGCCGGTGGGCCAGGATGCTCTCGGAATGAA ACATATGCCCAAAACGGTTGAGGAGTCTCTGCTTGGAGATCACAGCGACCAGTGGATGGACGCCGAATGCCCAGAACCCAAACGACTGAAG atggaGGAGCCAAGCATGCTTTCAGACAGAGAGGACGCCGTTGATAGCCGGCAGTGGACGCAACATCACCTGGCGGCGGCGGACATCCGCGTACCGCCCACTATGGCGCTCACGCCTCCGCAAGGGGAGTTTGAGAGCGACTGCATGGATGTTAATGTCAGAGGCCCAG ATGGTTTTACTCCACTTATGCTGGCGTCGTTCTGCGGAGGCGGACTGGAACCCGAGATtgccgaggaggaggagagcgagGAGTGCTCGGCCAACATCATCTCAGATCTCATCTATCAGGGCGCGTCGCTCGCCGCCCAAACGGATCGCACGGGTGAGACGGCGCTCCACCTGGCTGCCCGCTACGCCCGTGCCGACGCCGCCAAGAGACTCCTGGATGCCGGAGCGGACGCCAACGCTCAGGATAATACCGGACGCTCGCCCCTGCATGCCGCCGTGGCTGCGGACGCACAAGGAGTGTTCCAG ATCCTGATCCGAAACAGGGCCACAGATCTTGACTCGCGCATGTACGACGGCTCCACGGCGCTCATCCTGGCAGCTCGGCTGGCGGTGGAGGGAATGGTTGAGGAACTCATCACTTGCCACGCAGATGTCAATGCAGTTGATGAACTAG GTAAATCTGCCTTGCACTGGGCAGCTGCTGTTAACAACATGGATGCGACGATTGCCTTGCTCAAGAATGGTGCCAACAAAGACATGCAAGATCTTAAG GAGGAGACACCTCTCTTCCTTGCGGCTCGAGAGGGAAGCTGCGAGGCCGTCAAAATTCTGCTGGCTCACTTTGCCAACCGCGAGATTACGGACCACATGGACAGGCTGCCCCGAGACATTGCACAGGAGCGCATGCACCATGATATTGTGCAGCTCCTGGATGAGTACAACACTGTGAGGAGCCCCCAGGGCCACGGCGGGCCCGGACTCCACCTCTCCAGCGGGCACACCCTGTCACCCCTCATGTGCCCGCCCAGCGCGTTCCTTCCCAGCCTGAAGACCACCCCGCAGGGAAAGAAGAACCGCCGACCGGGAGCTAAGGGCTCCGGCCTGGGAGGTCAGCACGCCGGCGGTCTGAAGGACTCGGTCAAGGCCCGTAACAAGAAGCTGACCTTGGACATGCAGAGTGCCCTGCTGGAGAGCTCGGTCACCCTCTCGCCAGTGGATTCGCTGGACTCGCCTCACGGGGGTGCCAGCAATGCCGGCTACATCACCAACCCCACGTCCCCCGTGGCCATGCCGTCGCCGGGGCTCTTCCACTCGTCCATGTCTGTCCCGAGCACGCCCATGGTGCACGCCGGCATGCTGGACGGCGGCGGCCCCTTTGCTGTGTCTCTGGCGCAGCTCAACGACCTGGGCAATGGCGGCATGGCCATGCAGGGCCGCGTGTCCATGGCGTCGGACGTGGGCCACGGCTACGTGCTGAGTCCGTCAGGTCAGATGGGGCTCAACATGGGCCTGGTGAGCCCGGTCAGCGTGCCCTTCGATTGGCACGCCCGGGCGTCCGCCTCGCAGTGCGGCCAGCAGGTGGTGAACCTGGTGCAGAGCatgccgccgccgcagcagagCATGCAGCCGCCGCCCCCGCTGCAGCAGAACATGCTGTTGCACCAGCAGCAGATGTACCGCGGCGCCATGCTGCAACCCACGCCCGTCACCTCCACGCCGAGCGTCAGCCCCGTCAAACTGCCCTCCATTAGCGAGCAGCAGATTATGAGCCACTCGGTAAGCCAGCAGAGTATGGCCCGCATGGCGTCGTCCACGCCGCCTACGCCGCAGACCTCGCAACCCCCGCCGCCTTTCTTCCAGCAGCCGCCTCAGCAGGCTCCGCCGGGCGTCGCCCCGCCTGCCCAAGCTCCCGTCCCCCAGCCGGGCTCCACGGAAGATTACCCCACCCCGCCCTCGCAGCATAGCTACACGTCAGCGCTCGACGCCACCCCCAAGCATTACCTGCACCTGCCCACCGAGCACCCCTACCTGACCCCTTCGCCCGAGTCCCCCGAGCCCTGGTCCAGCCCCTCCCCTCAGTGCGTGTCCGACTGGTCAGACTCCACGCCCAGCCCTGCAGTCGCCGTTGCCGCCGCCGGCTCCGCCCAGACCCAAATTTCAAATATCCCAGAAGCCAACAAAAAGATGCAGGTGTTTGCTTAA